DNA sequence from the Cryptomeria japonica unplaced genomic scaffold, Sugi_1.0 HiC_scaffold_171, whole genome shotgun sequence genome:
AATTTGATAATGCAACCTGTATTTTTTATCCTTTTAAATGTATTAAATATTTTCTCTTTTTATGGTAATTAGTGAAAAGAAGGCTAATTGGAAAACAATGGAAATGGACATAAGAGAGAACATAGAAACTCAAAGTAGAGATAGCATGTGGATAGCCGTTGGGACCAAATATGTCTACACTAGGTGGGCTTTGTATAGATTTAGCGTGCAAAGCCAAAATACATCAAGATCGAGATTAGCCCCTAGACCATTTCCATGGCCTATTATTGGTAATCTGAAAAGACTACCCCATCGTGATCTTCATGAACTTGGTAAGAAATATGGGCCCATTATGATGTTGAAATTGGGTTTTGTTCCCCCTGTTGTGGTTTCTTTCTTCTACTATGGCCAAGGAGTTCTTGAAAACCCACGATAAGTTTATTGCCAACCGACCTCTTACTGCTGTAGGAAAATATATTGGCTATAATTTCAAAGATCTAATATTGTCTCTTTACGGGCCTTATTGGAGACACATGAGGAAGCTATGTGTGGTAGAATTGTTGAATACCAAAAGGATCGATTCCTTCAGATGTACACAAGAGGAAGAAATGCTTTTGGCTATTCATTCAGTGTGGGAGATGTCTAGGCAGGGTGAGAAACTTGTTAATCTCACCAACTTGTTTTCATCGTTTATGCAGGCAGTCATGTGGCGAGTCCTTTTCGACACTAAAATTTTTTCTCATAGTCACGCTAAAGTGGGTGGTAATGGGTAAGAAATAAAGAAGCTTTCCTTAGAGGTTGTAGGTAAAGTAGGAGCTGTCAATATTGGGGACTTCATTCCTTACATAGACTAGATGGGTTTGCAAGGCGTGTAGCGGCAGCTGAAAAGGTACACAATTTGATCGCGCAAGTGATTAAAAAGATAATAGAGGCAAGGAGCAGAATATTGCTACTAAAGGCCTCATTGACGTGCTCTTAGAAATAGAAAGCCTTGATGGAAGGGCAATCACACAGGAAAATATTGAGGCCATTGTTTTTGTacgtatctatttttttttttaattcataatACAATCCCTAATATAACTTTTTCCAAGTTTGTTGGTCTAACAAGGCTATACAAATTTTACATGATATATTCTTGGCTGGAGTTGAAACGACGTCTGCTACAATAGAATGGGCAATGAGTGAGATTCTTAGAAACCCTGGTGTGGCTAAGAAAATGCAAGAGGAAATAGAGTCGGTGGTCGGCAGAGAAAGGACAGTATGTGAGCGTGATATAGGAAGCTTAGAGTACATGCAGTGTGTGGTGAAGGAGACGCTGAGGTTATATCCTGTGTTACCCTTGATTTTTCCGCACGAATCCACAAAAGACTGTACAGTTGGGGGATACTTCATTTGGGCTATTGGAAGAGACCCATCGTTGTGGGAAGATCCTCGGAATTCAAGCCAGAGAGATTTATGGACAAAAATGAATTTGTGAACAAACCTTCATAAAAAAATGACAtttaatttgaaaataataaatattttattatttaaataatatttaaatattaaaactgtTATGAAGAATAAATTACATTTCTATAATATTGAGAGCTTCTTTTAAAAATTCTTCTCGTttgatttaatttcatttaaaataaattcattacattatatcatttttattatttatagtCTAAAATTGTTTATCAATAAAAGTATTATCTTTATAATTATTGAtagactttttttatttttttatagtttttaaaTGACATGCAATTTTAAGTACAAGAAATGTCATTCTTATTGCATGACTTAATTCTAATACAACTAAATAATGGATACTAAAAATCCTCTATTCGGGCTATTAGAAGAGACCCATCCATCTAGGAAGATCACCTAGAATTCAATCTGGAGATATTTTATGagcaaaaatgttgatattgtgaGAGATAAAGAGTTGCTTGATAAAGAGAGGGTGCCCAGGTGTAGCCATGGTTGATGTAACATTAACCATATTTTGGCTTAACTCATTCATTTCTTTGAGTGGAGCATGGATGGGGATTCGTATATGATGGAACTCTTTGAAGCCACCACATCAATGAGGTTTAGACTTCTCCATCCTGAATTATGGCTATCTACCAACCCTTAAATTTAATTAGAGTGCTCTAGAATACTTCATAATACTTATACTACTCATATAAGGTCTTTGTACCCTTATATAAGCTATTTGTACCTTCTAGTCATGCTCTTGTGACCTAATATGTATGATTTCAGTTTTACATGTAGATAATTATGAGAATTGTCTATTTATTTGTTTAAGATATTATTATATAAAAGGAGTTGAGtctaaacttaataataaaatatagagtTACATGACAGCCAAGAACCAAAAGAGGTTGTAACATAAGGTCAAAAATATATAGATGGAGGAGATTGCATTTCTCAATTCAAACCATAGTAGCTAACAACAAAATATACTACTTTTTTAGTTGTACATAACATATAagtagagagataaaaaaaaaacattacttACAACACCAAACAACAGCATTATAAACTTTACATAAACCCGAGGGTTATATTTTCTCCTTAACCTTCAGGTAAAACTTGTTCTTTTACAATGGCAATATTCTCTGGAACAACATAGGTATTTAATACAATGGAGCATTAGGAGATATCCAACTTGAGTGAGAAGGAAGTTGATAGAATGATAAATCATTGTATGTGTTCAATCTTCTTAGAGCACAATTCTTTATGGTGAATACAAAGAGCATTTTCCATGAACATTCAATTCTAGAATTGGAAACCGCTCTTAATGGCTTCAAAAATATAGATTTAAGCCTTATTCTTCTTTTAGAATGTTCACAAAACAAGACCCCCATCAATGATTACTTTAAGAAAccgccccccccaaaaaaaatataaAGTCTTAATGAATATTaacttttttgaaaaaataaataaacatttttattgatgaatctttcatttttttaaagaaaaatattaacttTTTATAGGCaaatttttttacataaattttttttgatagaaaaccttggcgaatcttagaaaataataagagtatgcactaattactattgcaaatacaTTCttcttgttgcaaggtgtgcgcccttggccTCCTTATGTTGTACAGtgcaacacttgggtttgtgacatggcttaactacctcctatggattctataagtctattggttgtatcgagcattaacaggtcgatcttttggtgcaacgaaaaccacacttgtaacaagtggtatcagagcttggtcacaggtttaaacccctcacttgcgctgggggggattgttgcaaggtgtgcacccttgttctccttgtgttgtgcagtgcaccACTTGGGTTTGTgccatggcttaactgcctcttgtggattctataaatctagtggttgtatcagacattaataggtcgatcttttggtgcaatggcaaccacacttgtaacagttCTAGAAAACAAAAGACCTAAAATTTAATGTAAAATTTTTTTCCtataaaactaattttttttttttaaaacgaaAGATATGCTAATAAAAATGTTGCTTTAAGAAAATGGAACACATACAAAGATTTATCATTCTATCAACTTCCTTCTCACTCAAGTTGGATATCTCCTAGTGCTTCATAGCAATAAATATCTACAAATTGGAATGCTCATGGTAGTTGAAATTGCTTTttaattgttgacctcaatggaaatcaaCGGCCTAAAAACAATTTTGTGCCCCATGAGTATTAAAATTTTAGTATTAAAAATAATTTGTAGGTACAATTTACATCATGGAATACAAttatggtcattagattatattttaaatcaatggtggcaactaaatatcGTTGATATaatcctaaagtaactaataattatgatatattattgaaaaaataatttatatttctacaataaattagaAAATTTTGGCAAATCTAAcctaatcatgtatcaaatattgtggcaaatctttgagtttaaaaatctaacaaaataaacTCTCTAGCGATTTaaataaggttaaataaaaaaattaaaactgtggcgatttaggtcaccttaaaacttgaactattagccaaatttcaaaaaatagttgttgaaacttagtagcttcggtaagataaatgattgaatgagagacttaatTTATCTCTCATttaatcatctaccttatcgatataactaaaattaaatatataaacctCATAATCAATAGCATTACTCATGTTGTGATTAGACTAGAATTATAACTACcatagctatcatatgatagcatcaattaaatgctatcatatgataactataatagttatcattCTAAAAATGCATGTTAAATACCGATCATTTATTTGTTAACTTATCCCGATCATTGATCGGGCATCTATACTAATTCATGTTGCCCCGATCATTAATAGTTATCGGCACATTAAATATCGTGACCAATAGCTATTGGCATAACTCACGATAAAAGGAAATGACatgaccgatagttatcggtgttaACATATGCTAAGCGTGAATCTTAGTTGAAACTGTGTCTatgcaccgatcaagacatgtcttgatcgggcatgtctaaaagacatgaccgatcaaggcatgccttgatcggtgaaCCATAGGACTATAAATAAATGCAAATGGAGTGCTGAGGATGCATCGAAATTATTAATGTTATCTTCAGCAACTTGAAGCATAAGAAATAGAGAATATCAGTAAAaagaattaataatatatataacttcagacttgaacataaatttgaggatcatcaacatggtatcagagccacaatGATCAAACCtgaggcattcaaatttgagaagttcaaaaCTAAAGATATAAACATCATATTTCCCATGGCTAACTTTATCAGatttgaggatagacttgaaggaggcgacaatttctcagcatggaagttcaaaattaaaatgattctaaaagaaaacaagGTTGAGTCATTTATTAAAGTTGAATCTGAAGAACCAGACGATGAACCTGACAAATCAACATGGGTCGAGCGAAATGAAAAAGCTATGAAGATTATAGTCGATGGAGTAAGAATCACATCATGCCAATAATAACAAAACATGAAACTGCCTATCAGATGTTCAAATCACTCAAAAGTGcatttgaaataaataatgcaagtagaaccctggctctaaaaagagaaataaatcatataagtatgaacaaaggggagtcaatcaatgcatactttatgcggatatcatcCCTAAGGGTTGAAATAGCAatgcttggatatgagatccagagcAAAGAGCTAACGCTCATTGCTCTAGATTGGTTGTCTAGTACCTAGGAgacatttgtccaaggcatcagtgcaagagataaatttccaaaatttgataggctaagagcagattgtcttcaagaagagtcaaggctaaataagaaggggatcaaacaaaataatatagatgaagatctccatgttttaaataccaactccaacaagaaaaacaagaagaaacacTTCAAAAAGAGAAAGAACTGACATGACAAAAGatcatctaaaagagacaactctcacattcaatgctttaggtgtgatcaatatggacactatgcagcaagatgtctagatagaatcaaacaacaagctacatttgcaaaagttAAAGGGGAAGAATATGACTCTGAGAAGAATGTATTCTACTCTTCTCTCTCCAGTCAAGTGtccaataaatctaacacctggatcattgacagtgggtcttcaagacacatcactAGGTATAGAGAATTACTGGATTCCATGGTAGAAGAaactgatgaggaagtaaccattggtgatgactTTGCACATCCAGTGAAAGGCATCGGTACCTGCACCATTAAGCTGAAGACGGGCATGTCTCTTCAACTCACTGGAGTCCTATATGTTCCtggcatcaagaggaacttaatctccatatccacacttgaagatgatgggtacagAATAGCattcatgaatggtaaagttctagtatggccatagaactcttccatcaagaaggctacaaccctaggacATAGAAAAGGCTATTTATACAAGGTATGTATtgaatctaacctagccctacttcatgagattgtagattcaaatgaaatttggcatagaagattaggtcatttaaaatttcgtgctttatgttcaatggaaaaattagtaattgatttgcctaagttaaaacaataccattctggtacatgtaaggagtgtgccctaggcaaaaatactaagagttcctttcaaaatagttctaggaaaacaagcaatgttTTAGAGCTAGTTCACTCTGACCTATGTTGGCCAATGTTTGTACCATCATTAGGGGGGTTCCTTTactatgtaatattcattgatgatttctccaagaagacctggatctattttcttaaacgTAAGGAATCAGAAGAGAttctcaagagatttaaggaattcaaatccctctctgaaaactcttccaaaagaaaaataaaaaacttaagGACTGATCATGGGAGGGAATACACTTCAGACATCTTTAGAGAATTTTGTAAagctgttgggattaagagggagttcactgtcccctacaacccccaacaaaatggggttgttgagagaaagaatagaaccattgtaGAGGCAACTAAAGTCATGCTTCTTGACAAAAACTTAGAAACACATCTTTGGGCGGAAGCCTCCAACATTGatgtatacatacaaaatagatgtcctcactcccacattgaagataaaacccctgaagaagttTTCACAGGTATAAAACCTGACATCACTcactttaggatatttggatgccctgtttatattcatatacctaaagagaaaagaactaAACTATAACCTTCTAAAAGAAAGGGaatctttgttgggtatagtgaaacttctaaagcctatagGATATTTGTACCTGAACATAGTAATATTGAACTCAGTAGAGATGTCATATTTGAAGAAtacatagccttcaaaagggctagATACTCTATTGAGTTAGAGACTTATGTTCCATCTTCAGACCTAGAAAAGGATCTTGTTCCTGAGGTTTAGAGGGAGTATTCAGAAGAGTATGAAAATCAAGTTCAAATTCCACTCCAGGAAAACcctaagaaaagaccactatgggtgcacaaaacaatggaagatgcaaGGAATTTTGTAGATCCTTTGGGGACCTTTAGAGAAAATAAGAGGCCCAAAGATTCACTAGCTATGTAGCCctaatgaatgatctctccaaaaTAGAACCTTCTAATGTATCAGAAGCACTTAAA
Encoded proteins:
- the LOC131867424 gene encoding cytochrome P450 750A1-like, which encodes MAKEFLKTHDKFIANRPLTAVGKYIGYNFKDLILSLYGPYWRHMRKLCVVELLNTKRIDSFRCTQEEEMLLAIHSVWEMSRQGEKLVNLTNLFSSFMQAVMWRVLFDTKIFSHSHAKVGGNGLDGFARRVAAAEKVHNLIAQAIQILHDIFLAGVETTSATIEWAMSEILRNPGVAKKMQEEIESVVGRERTVCERDIGSLEYMQCVVKETLRLYPVLPLIFPHESTKDCTVGGYFIWAIGRDPSLWEDPRNSSQRDLWTKMNL